The uncultured Methanobrevibacter sp. sequence ACACTATCTTTTAGAAGCAATTAACATTCTCGGCAATTTATGTACTGGCAATTCGATTTTAAAGTTCAGGAATTTGACAAGCGCTTCAGCGCCCAGCCTTCCATTTGGAATATGGTCATAAGTAGTTTTTGGAATATATATTCCTCCGCCAACCTTAACGGTTTTTAATGTTTTTAAAAGCAAGGCTGCGATTTTTTCATCGCTTTCATTTCGCTATGCTTTTGTTTAAATTTATTAAAACGCAATCGAATTCACCGTCGATTTTATCCAAACCTTCTGCATCCGTCTGAACTATGGACAAATCATCAAAAAAGGTGTCAGTAACCAGTAATATGGTACCATAGGGTTTCAGATTATTCACAATGGATTTGATATCATTCAAATAACTTAAATCATCAATATTGGCATTTTCATGTGTCTCTTCACTTAACACCAGCTGAAAAGCACGCTGTTCAAGGCTTCTGAGGAATTCCAAATCTTTCATTACCTGATTTTTATCTTCATGAACCAGATATATGTCGCCCGGACTTGTTTCTATATCTTGTGTCTTTAGGAAAAATTGTGAATCCTCAATTTGGCCTATCAAAGTCCTGTGATGACTTTTCAAGTTTTTTCCAATATTCTGCAATGGGGATGACTTGGCAGTAATGTCTTTTGGCACGATTATTGACTTTAAAACACCATGTGCATATAATTCATAGGGCTTTTGGCGGTCCTGATGGAATTTATCTGGATTTAAATATGAATCAAGTGAACTGTCGGTTTCATGCTGTCCGGAAATCTTATCAAGGAATTTTGCATCAAGATTACCACCATGAGGACGGCAATTCACTTCTATCAATATGGGTCCCTTTTCATCAATCATGTATTCTCCATGAACCGGACCGTATTTGATGCCCAAAGCATCGGCAACATCATAAGCATATTCGACAAGTTCCGCTTCTCCAATTCCCAATTCATTTATCGTTTCGTCATAGTCATAGACATGGCCACCTTCATGGGTCTTGATTTTGTGATACTTCCAGATGGTTGTTACTCGATGAACACCATTGCAGGACATGAGATTTACAACATACTCCTCACCTCTAATGCGTTCCTGAATTAGAAGCTCATCCAATTCAGTTCCATAGGCATTTGTTGAATTGAATAGTTCATTTAGGGATTTTATCATTTCCTCCTTATTTGAGCATATTCTCACACCCACTGAACAGAAGCTGTATTGTGGCTTTATTACAACTTCATCAAGATGTTGGCTGTCATAATATTCAATGGCCTCTTCAACACTAGTTACGATGCGGCCCCTTATTGAGCGAAGGTTATTTTCGGCCAGCCTCTTGTGCATTTCATTTTTTAAGGTCATGGCATCCAAGTTTTCAATGGGATTGCACAATAGATTCAAGTCATTTGCCAATTTTGTTGCCAATATGGCTCCATCTTCAGTTCCCGGAACAACAACTAATGGGTCAAGTTTTTTAACCATTTCGAGAGTTTCTTCATATGTGCCTTTTTCATAAATCAAATCATAATCAGCATTTATCAAATCGTATCCACTTCTGACTTCTTTTAAATGCATCTCCGCTTCCTCAGTATCACTAAATGCATTCATTTCCAAAATAACAGGATTACAATTCCTGTCAATAATGTCTTGAATATAATTAATTCCTGTGGATTTGCATTGAACAACAACAATATTTCTCATAAAAAATCAATCCTGTCAAATTTTCATCTCTTCTACTTTACAGTATATAATAATTTTATATATAATTTCTTTTATTCTTATTTTTGCTATGTTTTTTCTAGACTCTTTCAAAAACTTTGTTGATTTTCAAAATCCTTTTTGCGATTGTCGTTCCAAATTAGATCTCTGCGATAGATTCGTTTTAAAACGCCTCGTTTGGTCTTGAATGTTCGTTTTCTGGATTTTGGCATTGTTTTTTGGAAGGCATTTTCAATTTTGTTACTTGTTTTTTCAATTCGTTTGTCTTTTAATCACTGGATGAAAATCATATTTACGATAAATTAAAGATTGTACTTCATTTTTGAATTCATTATAATCATTTAAATCGAATACTTTTCAACAGTTGTTTCATCTTCAGTATCGTAAATTGCATCGGCTACGATGCAATTTGAAATAGAATCAAGTAATGTGTGACGATATTTCCATTTTCCGTTGATTTTTATCCAT is a genomic window containing:
- a CDS encoding ATP-grasp domain-containing protein, with translation MRNIVVVQCKSTGINYIQDIIDRNCNPVILEMNAFSDTEEAEMHLKEVRSGYDLINADYDLIYEKGTYEETLEMVKKLDPLVVVPGTEDGAILATKLANDLNLLCNPIENLDAMTLKNEMHKRLAENNLRSIRGRIVTSVEEAIEYYDSQHLDEVVIKPQYSFCSVGVRICSNKEEMIKSLNELFNSTNAYGTELDELLIQERIRGEEYVVNLMSCNGVHRVTTIWKYHKIKTHEGGHVYDYDETINELGIGEAELVEYAYDVADALGIKYGPVHGEYMIDEKGPILIEVNCRPHGGNLDAKFLDKISGQHETDSSLDSYLNPDKFHQDRQKPYELYAHGVLKSIIVPKDITAKSSPLQNIGKNLKSHHRTLIGQIEDSQFFLKTQDIETSPGDIYLVHEDKNQVMKDLEFLRSLEQRAFQLVLSEETHENANIDDLSYLNDIKSIVNNLKPYGTILLVTDTFFDDLSIVQTDAEGLDKIDGEFDCVLINLNKSIAK